Sequence from the Candidatus Rokuibacteriota bacterium genome:
GGCTTGGAGCGTCCGCATCGCGAGGGCCTCGGCGAGTGCCAGAGCCTCGCGGTATTGCCTTTCGGCGCTCTGGAGCTCAGAAGGATCCCGACGCGCGGCGACCTCAGCCGAGAGGCGGAGGCCCCACGCCTGATTGCCCCGTTCGCCATGTGTCTGGGCAAGTTCCAGCGCACGCTCGCCGAACTCCGTCGCCTCGGCGTTGCGATCGATCAGCAGGTAGGCTTCGCCCAGAAAGGCAGAGACGGTTGCCGCCTCCAGCCCCCCGGAGGTGCCCGGGTGTGCGGCCCGTTCCAGAAGTGGCAAGGCCTCGGAGACGTGCCCCGAAAGGGCGTACGCGTAGCCCAGGCGCGAGGCGATCGACGGCAGCCACAGCGGGATGTTCCAGGTCTCGGACAGCCCGAGGCTCCGCTGGAGGGCCGGGATCGTCATCGCGAGGTCGGCTTTCCGCAGGGCGACTCCGCCGAGACAGAGATGCGCGATAATGAGGCTGAACGGCTGGTCGACCCGTTCGGCAATGCGGATCGCCTCATGTGCTCGCAGCATGCCCTCGGCGAACTCTCCAATCTCCCCCAGGGACCAGGCTAGCCAGTGACGGGAGATGACGGAGGCAAGGGCGGGCAGCCCGAAGCGCTCATAGGCCAGATCACCCTGGAGCAGCGCCACGTTGGTTCTGTGCAGGTGGATCGCCTGGCCATAGTTGCTCCGATGGTGGTTGGCCAGTCCTAAGTAAAAATTTGCGAGAATCTGCAGGGGGAGGTCCCCCAGTGTCTCGGCGATGGCGCGAGCACGATCCCCCACTTCGAGCGCCCGCTGGCGATCCCCGACCGCCCAGGATGCGGCAGCCAGGAAGGCGGCTACGTGTCCCAGCCGCCGTTGGTCGCCGAGCGCCTCGGCAAACTTCTCTGCTTCGTCCAGGTGCTCGAAGATTCGCCGGTGGTCTCCGAGGGGGAATAGGCAGCGTCGGAGGTCAAGTTGGACATCGATGATCTGTCCGAGTGTGTCCCGACTTTCGGGGAGATGGCGCAGCGCGACGAGCGACTGCTCAAAACACGCCGCGGCTTCGCGGTTGGCTGAGCGAGCAAACGCCTTGTTCCCCCCCTGGCGGAGGTAGGTCACAGCCCTCTCCCACATCTCGCCGCGAAACGCGTGGTGGGCGAGTCGTTCCACCTGCTCAGCGAGCCGGTCGGCGTAAAGCCGTTCCATGGCATCGACGATCCGGGCATGGAGCGCGCGTCGGCGCTCCTGGAGGAGGCTTCCGTAGGCGACCTCGTGGGTCAGGGCGTGCTTGAAGGTGAATTCGACCTCCGGGAAGAGGGTCGCCTCGTAGAGAAATTCGGCAGCCTGGAGGTGGGCGAGCTGCCGACGGAGGTCCTCCTCGGGAAGCTCGGCGATGGCCTCGAGGAGGGCGAAGGGCACATCCTTTCCGATGACCGCTGCAGTCTGGAGGAGACTTTTCCCGTCGGGCGGGAGGCGGTCGATCCGGGCCGCCAGGACCGCCTGCACCGTGGCTGGCACCTGGATGCCAGGGAGCGCCTGCGCCAGGCGGTAGGCTCCAGGTTCGCAGGCGAGGACCCCTGTCTCCACAAGGACGCGGACGCTTTCTTCGAGAAAGAACGGGTTTCCCTCCGTCCGCTCGATCAGGAGACGCTTGAACGGCTGAACCGACGCGTCGTTTCCCAGAAGCGCCTGCAGCAGCTCCTCGGCGCTCTCCGCGGGCAAGGGGTCGATTCGAAGCTGGGCATAGTACGTCTTACCGCTCCAGGCGTGCTGGTACTCAGGGCGGTAGTTAACGAGCAGAAGGGCCGGCGCGGTCGGCAGGCTCTCGACCAGGCCGTCGAGAAGCGCCTGAGTCTCGGAGTCGATCCAGTGGAGGTCTTCGAACACGACCAGCAGGGGCTGGACCCTGCTCTCGCGAAGGAGGAGCCGCTTGACGGCGTCGAGTGTCCGGTGGCGGCGCTGGGGTGGATCGAGGGCCTGCCACTGGGGGTCGTCCACGGCCACGTCCAAGAGCGCGAGGAACGGTGTGAGTGTGGGCTTGAGGGCTTCGTCCAACGTCAGCAGCTTTCCCGCGACTTTCTCGCGGATCTTCCGGGCATCATCACGGGCTTCGATCTGGAAGTAGGCTTTGAGGAGGTCGATGAGGGGGAGATAGGGGGTGGCCTTGCCGTAGGAGACCGAGCCGGCCTCCAGGATGAGCCAGGCGTGGGTGCGGTGGGAGTGCGTGACCTCCCAGACAAGACGCGACTTGCCGACGCCCGGCTCCCCGACGATGGCCACGACCTGGCCGTGGCCCGCGGCGGCGCGGCCGAGCGCCTGGCGCAGTTGCTCCAGCTCGGTCTCCCGACCGACGAATCGGGTGAGCCCGCGCGCCACGGCGGCATGGAGCCGAGAGCGCCGCGGCCCTGCCCCGACCAACTCGTAGACCTCCACCGGTGCCTCCAGCC
This genomic interval carries:
- a CDS encoding AAA family ATPase, which gives rise to MKCPRCQHENPRGAKFCEECAAPLARACPNCGSQVSATAKFCPECAHSLAAPSAESRFASPESYIPKHLAEKILTSKSALEGERKQVTVLFADLKGSMELLAERDPEEARKILDPVLERMMEAVHRYEGTVNQVMGDGIMALFGAPLAHEDHAVRACYAALDTQAAIRRYAEEVRRTQGVKVQIRVGLNSGEVVVRTIGSDLRMDYTAVGQTTHLAARMEQLADPGTVVLTGDTLRLAEGWVDVKSLGPVPVRGLEAPVEVYELVGAGPRRSRLHAAVARGLTRFVGRETELEQLRQALGRAAAGHGQVVAIVGEPGVGKSRLVWEVTHSHRTHAWLILEAGSVSYGKATPYLPLIDLLKAYFQIEARDDARKIREKVAGKLLTLDEALKPTLTPFLALLDVAVDDPQWQALDPPQRRHRTLDAVKRLLLRESRVQPLLVVFEDLHWIDSETQALLDGLVESLPTAPALLLVNYRPEYQHAWSGKTYYAQLRIDPLPAESAEELLQALLGNDASVQPFKRLLIERTEGNPFFLEESVRVLVETGVLACEPGAYRLAQALPGIQVPATVQAVLAARIDRLPPDGKSLLQTAAVIGKDVPFALLEAIAELPEEDLRRQLAHLQAAEFLYEATLFPEVEFTFKHALTHEVAYGSLLQERRRALHARIVDAMERLYADRLAEQVERLAHHAFRGEMWERAVTYLRQGGNKAFARSANREAAACFEQSLVALRHLPESRDTLGQIIDVQLDLRRCLFPLGDHRRIFEHLDEAEKFAEALGDQRRLGHVAAFLAAASWAVGDRQRALEVGDRARAIAETLGDLPLQILANFYLGLANHHRSNYGQAIHLHRTNVALLQGDLAYERFGLPALASVISRHWLAWSLGEIGEFAEGMLRAHEAIRIAERVDQPFSLIIAHLCLGGVALRKADLAMTIPALQRSLGLSETWNIPLWLPSIASRLGYAYALSGHVSEALPLLERAAHPGTSGGLEAATVSAFLGEAYLLIDRNAEATEFGERALELAQTHGERGNQAWGLRLSAEVAARRDPSELQSAERQYREALALAEALAMRTLQAHCHLGLGRLYKRTGQRRQAQEHLITAETMYRAMDTQFWLEKADEGMRELA